The following coding sequences are from one Salvia hispanica cultivar TCC Black 2014 chromosome 3, UniMelb_Shisp_WGS_1.0, whole genome shotgun sequence window:
- the LOC125212327 gene encoding exosome complex exonuclease RRP46 homolog codes for MDIERAGGRGANQLRPIDCSRDVLSRAHGSASCSHGETRVLAAVFGPKAGTKKNENPEKACIEVIWKAKTGQIGKIEKEFEMILKRTLQNICLLTVHPNTNTSIIVQVVHDDGSLLPCAIHATCAALVDAGIPLKSLAVSLCCCLTESGQILLDPSKLEEQKMKAFVCLVFPSSVHSITPEESTPATTKSTEQEIITSLTHGVMTVDDYFHCVEQGRAAITPLSNILKKKMRSQSAGGNYSSKAA; via the exons ATGGATATAGAGAGAGCAGGTGGGCGTGGTGCTAACCAGCTGAGACCAATTGACTGTTCTCGCGACGTCCTCAGCCGCGCCCATGGCTCCGCTAGCTGTTCTCACG GAGAGACTAGGGTGCTTGCTGCTGTTTTTGGACCTAAAGCCGGGACAAAGAAGAATGAGAACCCTGAGAAAGCTTGCATTGAAGTCATCTGGAAAGCCAAAACGGGACAGATTG gaaaaattgaaaaggagTTTGAGATGATATTGAAGAGAACATTGCAAAATATCTGCCTTTTGACCGTTCATCCCAACACCAACACATCAATAATAGTTCAGGTTGTTCATGATGATGGTTCT CTTCTTCCATGTGCCATACATGCAACGTGTGCTGCTCTTGTAGATGCTGGTATCCCTTTGAAATCTCTTGCAG TCTCCTTATGCTGTTGTCTCACTGAAAGTGGGCAAATATTATTGGATCCGAGCAAGCTAGAAGAACAG AAAATGAAGGCTTTTGTATGCTTAGTATTTCCCAGCTCAGTTCATTCAATAACCCCTGAAGAATCAACACCTGCAACCACAAAATCAACAGAGCAAGAGATCATTACGTCTCTTACACACGGTGTAATGACAG TGGATGATTACTTTCACTGCGTAGAACAAGGACGAGCTGCAATTACTCCGTTATCCAATattctgaaaaagaaaatgcgATCACAATCTGCAGGAGGTAACTACTCATCCAAGGCAGCTTGA
- the LOC125210195 gene encoding glutathione S-transferase T3-like — MSGDGNSSSGGRRRSGGFDLNSFDDWASMYNFLGTGNRWDYPKFSENFLPPERTLPDWPIGGGSGRIGVNAEEEEGDHHDFVGDGGRHPYSEKEMLALYDVWIRVSYDPVVGNQQTHLCFWNKVTEVYNARRAKKTFTRNVKMLRSHWDRCDKDVKKFCAIYRAEEANYQSGASGADILRAALRVFKDDVGKDFKYVEVWSHVHHLERWVGGVESGSGSKRTKHTACGHYSSSDGGEGNTSQEGTPTDDTGGVFFRLEQREKLQKN, encoded by the exons atgtccggcGATGGAAACTCCAGCAGTGGCGGCAGGCGGCGCTCCGGCGGGTTCGACTTGAACTCGTTCGACGATTGGGCGAGCATGTACAACTTTTTGG GTACGGGCAATCGCTgggattatcccaaattctCGGAGAATTTTTTGCCGCCTGAACGCACTTTGCCCGACTGGCCAATAGGTGGAGGCTCCGGCAGGATCGGCGTCAatgccgaggaggaagagggcgACCACCACGACTTTGTGGGGGACGGCGGCCGTCATCCATACAGCGAAAAGGAGATGTTGGCGCTCTACGACGTTTGGATCAGAGTCTCGTACGATCCCGtcgtcgggaatcaacaaacccaCTTGTGCTTCTGGAATAAAGTCACCGAAGTTTACAACGCACGAAGAGCGAAGAAGACCTTTACCCGcaacgtgaagatgctccgcaGTCACTGGGACCGATGcgacaaagatgtcaaaaaattttgtGCGATATACAGGGCAGAAGAGGCGAATTACCAAAGCGGAGCCAGTGGAGCCGACATTCTGAGAGCGGCGTTGCGGGTCTTCAAAGACGACGTCGGTAAAGATTTCAAGTATGTCGAAGTTTGGTCGCACGTCCACCACCTTGAAAGGTGGGTTGGAGGTGTCGAGTCGGGCTCGGGCTCAAAACGCACAAAGCACACGGCGTGTGGCcactactcgtctagtgatggCGGCGAAGGCAACACCTCACAAGAGGGCACGCCAACCGATGATACAGGGGGAGTCTTCTTCCG CTTGGAACAGAGAGAAAAGCTTCAGAAAAATTGA
- the LOC125212326 gene encoding probable glycosyltransferase At3g07620, translating into MDRDSIIDTAVRNYIESTDDGLQELEEASRANDSMKHDGNGDVVQSIDRKEENVSKETPSAAGSPSSLLSHSFPPQNPVPSRSTSTESPPPNVTMGKESNNLLLKSENPSIPNADHSRRTKERISEPEPAVLTISKMSNMLVQSHLSYQPPKIQWSSPADSELRNAKALIENAPLIENDPQFDVSLFRNFSAFKRSYELMEETLKVYIYAEGERPIFHQPPLKGIYASEGWFMKQLKSYKKFITKKPKKAHLFYMPFSTRQLEVSLYVPDSHNRKPLINTLSNYLQTITAKYPFWNRTTGSDHFLVACHDWAPAETREIMMNCIRSLCNADVKEGFTFGKDTSLPETYIQTPQNPLRQLGGHPPSQRRNLAFFAGNMHGYLRPILLKQWQGKDPDMKIFGQIRKKARGQTSYVQYMKSSKYCICARGFEVNSPRVVEAIFYECVPVIISDNFVPPFFETLNWESFAVFVLEKDIPDLKRILESIPRKRYLEMQGRVKKVQQHFLWHQRPVKYDVFHMILHSIWYNRVFQTKS; encoded by the exons ATGGATCGTGACTCAATCATTGATACAGCAGTGAGAAATTATATTGAGAGCACTGATGACGGGCTTCAGGAGCTGGAAGAAGCTTCCAGAGCTAATGATTCGATGAAGCATGATGGGAATGGAGATGTCGTTCAAAGTATTGatagaaaggaagaaaatgtTTCTAAGGAAACTCCTTCAGCTGCTGGATCGCCGTCTAGTTTGCTCTCCCACTCTTTTCCTCCACAAAATCCAGTACCAAGTCGAAGCACTTCTACAGAATCACCTCCTCCAAATGTAACAATGGGGAAAGAGTCCAACAATTTACTGCTGAAAAGTGAAAATCCCAGCATTCCGAATGCAGATCATTCCAGAAGAACGAAAGAAAGAATTAGTGAACCAGAACCTGCAGTACTAACAATATCTAAAATGAGCAATATGCTCGTGCAGAGTCATCTCTCGTACCAACCACCG AAGATTCAATGGTCTTCACCTGCAGATAGTGAACTACGAAATGCAAAAGCCCTAATCGAGAATGCTCCCTTGATAGAAAATGATCCTCAGTTTGATGTTAGCTTGTTTCGCAACTTCTCTGCTTTCAAAAG GAGCTATGAGTTGATGGAGGAGACTCTCAAGGTTTACATCTACGCTGAAGGTGAACGGCCTATATTTCACCAGCCGCCTCTCAAAGGCATATACGCCTCCGAGGGTTGGTTCATGAAGCAGCTAAAGTCGTACAAGAAATTCATCACCAAAAAGCCTAAAAAGGCCCACCTCTTCTACATGCCTTTCAGCACGCGTCAGTTAGAGGTCTCTCTCTACGTTCCTGACTCTCACAATCGCAAGCCCTTGATCAACACGCTAAGCAACTACCTCCAGACGATCACCGCCAAATACCCTTTCTGGAACAGAACTACCGGATCCGATCATTTCCTTGTCGCCTGTCACGATTGG GCGCCGGCTGAGACGAGGGAGATCATGATGAACTGCATCCGGTCCCTCTGCAACGCCGACGTGAAAGAAGGGTTCACGTTCGGCAAAGACACGTCCCTCCCCGAGACGTACATCCAAACGCCTCAAAACCCGCTAAGACAGCTCGGGGGCCACCCCCCGTCCCAGAGGCGGAATCTCGCCTTCTTCGCAGGCAACATGCACGGCTACCTCCGGCCGATCCTGCTGAAGCAGTGGCAGGGCAAGGACCCCGACATGAAGATATTCGGGCAGATACGCAAGAAGGCGAGGGGGCAGACGAGCTACGTGCAGTACATGAAGAGCAGCAAGTACTGCATCTGCGCACGAGGGTTTGAGGTGAACAGCCCCCGGGTGGTGGAGGCCATCTTCTACGAGTGCGTGCCCGTGATCATCTCGGACAACTTTGTCCCCCCGTTCTTCGAGACGCTGAACTGGGAGTCGTTCGCGGTGTTCGTTCTCGAGAAGGATATACCGGACCTGAAGAGGATACTCGAGTCGATACCGAGGAAGAGGTACCTGGAGATGCAGGGGAGGGTGAAGAAGGTGCAGCAGCATTTTCTGTGGCATCAAAGGCCAGTGAAGTATGATGTTTTTCATATGATTTTGCATTCTATTTGGTATAATAGAGTGTTTCAGACTAAATCTTAg
- the LOC125211935 gene encoding carotenoid cleavage dioxygenase 8 homolog B, chloroplastic-like, which yields MASLRISPIAPFTQSKRIDTSHRGKHESSLFVKTFPNRVLSENRLPLAISKVATNPPSEVVANNQEGENVNEKHVAWTSVKQERWQGELQVQGEIPQWLNGTYLRNGPGLWHIGDYNFRHLFDGYATLVRLSFDSGRLVMGHRQIESDAYKASQKNKKLCYREFSEAPKTDNFLAYMGDLAKLLSGASLTDNANTGVVKLGDGRVVCLTETQKGSIVIDPDTLDTLGKFEYSDNLGGLIHSAHPIVTDTEFITLLPDLINPGYLVVTMEPGSNERKVIGRVNCRGGPSPGWVHSFPVTEHYVVVPEMPLRYCAQNLLKAEPTPLYKFEWHPESKGFMHIMCKSSGKIVASVEVPLFVTFHYINAYEEKDEDGRVTAVIADCCEHNADTNILQNLTLQNLRTRNGEDVLPDARVGRFRIPIDGSPNGTLDAALDPNEHGRGMDMCSINPNFLGKKYRYAYACGAQRPCNFPNTLTKIDLFEKKAKNWSEEGSVPSEPFFVARPGATEEDDGVVISMISEKNGDGFALVLDGSTFEEIARAKFPYGLPYGLHGAWVPKK from the exons ATGGCTTCCCTAAGAATTTCTCCCATCGCCCCCTTTACTCAGTCGAAAAGAATCGACACCTCTCATCGAGGCAAACATGAGTCGTCCTTGTTTGTGAAAACTTTCCCGAATAGGGTTTTGAGTGAGAATCGCCTACCGTTAGCCATCTCCAAAGTTGCCACAAACCCCCCTTCCGAAGTTGTTGCAAATAATCAAGAAGGTGAAAATGTTAATGAGAAACATGTTGCTTGGACTAGTGTTAAGCAAGAGAGATGGCAAGGAGAGCTTCAAGTTCAAGGTGAAATCCCACAATGGCTG AATGGAACATATCTAAGAAACGGGCCGGGCCTATGGCACATCGGAGACTACAACTTCCGCCACCTCTTCGACGGCTACGCCACCCTCGTCCGCCTCAGCTTCGACTCCGGCCGCCTCGTGATGGGCCACCGCCAAATCGAGTCCGACGCCTACAAAGCCTcccaaaagaataaaaaacttTGCTACCGTGAATTCTCCGAGGCTCCTAAAACCGACAACTTCTTGGCCTACATGGGCGACCTAGCCAAGCTCCTGTCCGGCGCCTCGCTCACCGACAACGCCAACACCGGTGTCGTGAAGCTAGGCGACGGGCGGGTCGTGTGCTTGACCGAGACCCAAAAGGGGTCTATTGTTATAGACCCCGACACGTTGGACACGTTGGGGAAGTTCGAGTATAGTGACAATTTGGGCGGGCTGATCCACTCGGCCCACCCGATTGTCACTGATACCGAATTTATTACTTTGTTACCCGATTTAATTAATCCGGGTTATCTAGTGGTGACGATGGAGCCCGGGTCGAATGAGAGGAAAGTGATTGGGCGGGTGAATTGTAGGGGCGGGCCGTCCCCCGGGTGGGTCCACTCGTTCCCGGTGACCGAGCACTATGTGGTGGTCCCGGAGATGCCACTTAGGTATTGTGCACAGAATTTGCTAAAGGCGGAGCCCACACCTTTGTACAAGTTTGAATGGCATCCTGAGTCTAAAGGGTTCATGCATATTATGTGCAAATCTAGTGGCAAAATT gtGGCGAGTGTGGAGGTTCCTTTGTTTGTGACGTTTCATTACATCAATGCTTACGAAGAGAAAGATGAAGATGGAAGAGTGACGGCTGTTATTGCTGATTGTTGTGAACATAACGCGGATACTAACATTCTTCAAAACCTTACGCTTCAAAATCTTCGCACACGCAACGGTGAAGATGTGTTGCCTGATGCAAG GGTTGGGAGATTTAGGATTCCAATTGATGGGAGTCCGAATGGGACATTAGACGCAGCATTGGATCCAAATGAGCATGGAAGAGGAATGGATATGTGTAGCATTAACCCTAACTTTTTGGGGAAGAAATATCGTTACGCTTATGCTTGTGGTGCTCAAAGGCCTTGCAACTTCCCAAATACCCTAACCAAG ATCGATTTATTCGAGAAGAAGGCTAAGAACTGGTCCGAGGAAGGGTCTGTGCCCTCGGAGCCCTTCTTTGTGGCTAGGCCGGGTGCGACAGAGGAAGATGATG GTGTTGTGATCTCGATGATTAGTGAGAAGAATGGTGATGGATTTGCATTGGTGTTGGATGGATCTACTTTTGAAGAAATTGCAAGAGCAAAATTCCCCTATGGCCTTCCTTATGGTCTGCATGGAGCATGGGTTCCCAAGAAATGA